The following are encoded in a window of Choloepus didactylus isolate mChoDid1 chromosome 17, mChoDid1.pri, whole genome shotgun sequence genomic DNA:
- the LOC119511970 gene encoding lysosomal thioesterase PPT2-like, producing MLRLWGLRLPPAGVLLLWPLLPLLLLLLPTAPAPHLAPYKPVIVVHGLFDSSYSFRHLLEYINQTHPGTVVTVLDLFDGRGSLRPLWEQMQGFRASPSPHHRWDSTDYLKWLFPTSMRSNLYRVC from the coding sequence ATGCTGAGGCTCTGGGGGCTGCGGCTCCCCCCGGCGGGGGTCCTGCTCCTGTGGCCGCTTctgccactgctgctgctgctgctgcccacggcccccgccccccacctcgCACCCTACAAGCCTGTCATCGTGGTGCATGGGCTCTTCGACAGCTCCTACAGTTTCCGCCACCTGCTAGAATACATCAACCAGACACACCCCGGGACTGTGGTGACAGTGCTCGATCTCTTCGATGGGAGAGGGAGCTTGCGGCCCCTGTGGGAACAGATGCAGGGGTTCCGAGCATCTCCCTCTCCTCACCACAGATGGGACAGTACAGACTATTTGAAGTGGCTGTTCCCCACCTCCATGAGGTCTAATCTCTACCGGGTCTGCTAA